Proteins from a genomic interval of Polaribacter sp. Q13:
- the recO gene encoding DNA repair protein RecO — translation MAIVTTKAIVLSTLKFGDSSLIVKCYTEEEGVKSYLIRGILKAKKGGLKVAYFQPLTQLIIVASHNNKGTLNSIKEVQVSNPYQTIYRDIVKQSVVLFLSEVLSYAIKEEEKNEDLFEYLESGLIWLDLHDKIANFHLLFLLNLTRFLGFYPDLSEKDKLGFDLSEGVFSDLTSPKNIISGNYYYQFKKLLGITFDEIENVSFGKQERQIVLKIIIQYFELHLDGFRKPKSLQILETVFS, via the coding sequence ATGGCTATTGTAACTACAAAGGCAATTGTTTTAAGTACTCTAAAATTTGGTGATTCTAGTTTAATTGTAAAATGTTATACTGAAGAAGAAGGTGTAAAGTCTTATTTAATTAGAGGTATTTTAAAAGCTAAAAAAGGAGGCTTAAAAGTAGCTTATTTTCAACCATTAACACAACTTATTATTGTTGCAAGTCATAATAATAAAGGAACTTTAAACTCTATTAAAGAAGTTCAGGTTTCTAACCCATATCAAACTATTTATAGAGACATTGTTAAACAATCTGTGGTATTGTTTTTGTCTGAAGTTTTGTCTTATGCAATAAAAGAGGAAGAGAAAAATGAAGACCTTTTTGAGTATTTAGAATCGGGGCTTATTTGGTTAGATTTACACGATAAAATAGCAAACTTTCACTTGTTGTTTTTATTGAATTTAACACGTTTTTTGGGCTTTTATCCAGATTTATCTGAGAAAGATAAGTTAGGGTTTGATTTAAGTGAAGGAGTCTTTTCTGATTTAACTTCTCCTAAAAATATTATTTCTGGTAATTATTATTATCAATTTAAAAAGCTGTTAGGGATTACTTTTGATGAAATAGAAAATGTATCTTTTGGAAAACAAGAGAGACAGATTGTCTTAAAAATAATTATTCAGTATTTCGAATTGCATTTAGATGGTTTTAGAAAACCAAAATCGTTACAAATTTTAGAAACTGTTTTTAGTTGA
- a CDS encoding CoA transferase subunit A, protein MINKKVNNVQDALHGVKNGMTFMLGGFGLCGIPENAIAELVKLDVREVTCISNNAGVDDFGLGLLLQNKQIKKMISSYVGENDEFERQMLSGELEVELTPQGTLAEKCRAAQAGFPAFYTPAGYGTEVAEGKETREFDGKMYVLEPAFKADFAFVKAWKGDAAGNLIFKGTSRNFNPNMCGAATITVAEVEEMVEVGELDPNNIHIPGIFVQRIFQGKDYEKRIEQRTIRQNE, encoded by the coding sequence ATGATCAATAAAAAAGTAAATAACGTACAAGATGCTTTACATGGTGTTAAAAATGGAATGACTTTTATGTTGGGTGGATTTGGTTTATGTGGAATTCCAGAAAATGCTATTGCTGAATTGGTGAAACTAGATGTTAGAGAGGTTACTTGTATTTCTAACAATGCAGGTGTAGATGATTTTGGTTTGGGATTATTGCTTCAAAATAAACAAATCAAAAAAATGATTTCTTCTTATGTAGGAGAAAATGATGAGTTCGAAAGACAAATGTTATCTGGAGAATTAGAGGTCGAGTTAACTCCGCAAGGAACATTAGCAGAAAAGTGTAGAGCTGCACAAGCAGGTTTTCCTGCTTTTTACACACCTGCAGGTTACGGAACAGAAGTGGCCGAAGGAAAAGAAACTAGAGAGTTTGATGGAAAAATGTATGTATTAGAACCTGCTTTTAAAGCAGATTTTGCATTTGTAAAAGCATGGAAAGGAGATGCTGCCGGTAATTTAATTTTTAAAGGTACTTCTAGAAATTTTAATCCTAATATGTGTGGAGCCGCAACAATTACAGTGGCAGAGGTAGAGGAAATGGTTGAAGTTGGAGAATTAGATCCAAATAATATTCATATTCCCGGAATATTTGTACAACGTATTTTTCAAGGAAAGGATTATGAAAAGAGAATTGAACAACGAACTATAAGACAAAACGAATAG
- the trpS gene encoding tryptophan--tRNA ligase, whose protein sequence is MSRILTGVQSTGTPHLGNLLGAILPAIKMANSPGNESFIFIADMHSLTQIKDGEELRENTYSVAATWLACGLDINKTIFYRQSDIPQTTELTWYLSCFFPYQRLTLAHGFKDKADRLGDVNAGLFTYPMLMAADILLYDAEIVPVGKDQLQHLEMTRDVANRFNNIVGETLVPPQPGIQENTKLVPGIDGEKMSKSRNNLINIFLPDKKLRKQVMSIKTDSLGLEDPKNPDTDNVFALYKLLATEAQTATMRANYEGGNYGYGHAKQALYELIVEQFSPIRDRYNHYMENKHELDEALKIGAEKATVVANGVLKRVRAKIGY, encoded by the coding sequence ATGTCTAGAATTTTAACAGGTGTACAAAGTACAGGAACCCCACATTTAGGAAATTTATTAGGAGCTATTTTACCAGCAATAAAAATGGCAAATAGCCCAGGGAATGAATCTTTTATATTTATTGCAGATATGCATTCTTTAACCCAGATTAAAGATGGGGAAGAATTAAGAGAAAACACATATAGTGTTGCTGCTACTTGGCTTGCTTGTGGATTAGACATTAATAAAACCATATTCTACAGACAAAGTGATATACCACAAACAACAGAATTAACTTGGTATTTAAGCTGTTTTTTTCCATACCAAAGATTAACTTTAGCACATGGATTTAAAGACAAAGCAGATAGATTAGGTGATGTTAATGCCGGTTTATTTACGTACCCAATGTTAATGGCTGCAGACATTTTATTGTATGATGCAGAAATTGTACCTGTAGGTAAAGATCAATTACAGCATTTAGAAATGACACGTGATGTTGCTAATAGATTTAACAATATTGTGGGAGAAACGTTGGTTCCGCCACAACCAGGAATACAAGAAAACACTAAGTTAGTTCCCGGAATTGATGGTGAAAAAATGAGTAAATCTAGAAATAATCTTATCAATATTTTCTTACCAGACAAAAAGTTAAGAAAACAAGTAATGTCTATTAAAACAGATAGTTTAGGTTTAGAAGATCCTAAAAACCCAGATACAGATAATGTTTTTGCTTTGTATAAATTATTAGCAACCGAAGCACAAACTGCAACCATGAGAGCAAATTACGAAGGTGGAAATTATGGCTACGGACATGCAAAACAAGCTTTATATGAATTGATTGTTGAGCAGTTTTCTCCAATAAGAGACCGCTACAATCATTATATGGAAAATAAGCATGAACTTGATGAGGCTTTAAAAATTGGAGCAGAAAAAGCAACTGTTGTTGCTAATGGAGTTCTAAAAAGAGTAAGAGCTAAAATTGGTTACTAA
- a CDS encoding SdpI family protein, with protein MSPVIYILTTNGLLFLMSIIFLKFPPKKINNWYGYRTPKTMLNQKIWDFAHAVFSKNLLIYAGISLLGGLVFAYFATKELTWQPMILVLLSVLVSIIKTERALNDNFTEEGKKKKN; from the coding sequence ATGAGTCCAGTTATTTATATTTTAACCACAAACGGATTGCTTTTTTTAATGAGTATTATTTTTCTAAAATTTCCTCCAAAGAAAATAAATAATTGGTACGGTTACAGAACACCAAAAACAATGCTCAATCAAAAAATATGGGATTTTGCGCATGCCGTTTTTAGTAAAAACTTACTTATTTATGCGGGAATTTCACTTTTAGGTGGTTTGGTATTTGCATACTTTGCAACTAAAGAATTGACTTGGCAACCTATGATTTTGGTATTATTATCTGTTTTAGTTAGCATTATAAAAACAGAAAGAGCATTAAATGATAATTTTACAGAAGAAGGTAAAAAGAAGAAAAATTAG
- a CDS encoding DUF4837 family protein yields MKKIYLLFSLAFFILSCDNGKDKIILQSSVGKVNKVMVITKASDWAGDIGKEIRNSFGELMVGLPQPESLLSVSQVAPNGFGKMMKVARNIMIIGVSDEAQFYVKNNVYAQPQTIVYVYGKDREDVVKMFKKHEKEIIKTFLDSDASMLQNLFAKDKLDDTQFKTLQNLGISLTISNKFNLVDDTGDFLWLRQHLSSGIAKTGSNNILVYSVPLEDETQVADSIVSVRNKIGKKHIPGSDPKTMYMITEKAYTPFTFDAVIDGKKAYETRGKWEVKNDFMAGPFLNYTVVDKKNNRLIIFEGFTYAPSVNKRAFLFELEAIGKSMKIQ; encoded by the coding sequence ATGAAAAAAATATATCTATTATTTTCTCTTGCATTTTTTATATTATCGTGTGATAATGGTAAAGATAAAATTATTTTACAATCGTCTGTTGGTAAGGTAAATAAAGTAATGGTGATTACTAAGGCGAGTGATTGGGCTGGCGATATTGGAAAAGAAATTAGAAACTCTTTTGGAGAATTAATGGTGGGTTTACCACAACCAGAATCTCTTTTATCAGTTTCTCAAGTAGCGCCAAATGGTTTTGGTAAAATGATGAAGGTTGCTAGAAATATTATGATTATTGGGGTTTCAGATGAAGCGCAATTTTATGTAAAAAATAATGTGTATGCGCAGCCACAAACTATTGTGTATGTGTACGGAAAAGATAGAGAAGATGTTGTAAAAATGTTTAAAAAGCACGAGAAAGAAATTATTAAAACGTTTTTAGACTCTGATGCTTCAATGCTTCAGAATTTGTTTGCAAAGGATAAATTAGATGATACTCAGTTTAAAACATTACAAAATTTAGGAATTTCTTTAACCATTAGCAATAAATTTAATTTGGTAGATGATACTGGAGATTTTTTGTGGTTGCGCCAACATTTGTCTAGTGGAATTGCAAAAACAGGAAGTAATAATATTTTAGTATATTCAGTTCCTTTAGAGGATGAAACACAGGTTGCTGATAGCATTGTTTCTGTTAGAAACAAAATTGGAAAAAAACATATTCCTGGTTCAGACCCAAAAACAATGTATATGATTACAGAAAAAGCGTATACTCCTTTTACTTTTGACGCCGTTATAGATGGAAAAAAAGCTTATGAAACTCGTGGGAAATGGGAAGTAAAAAATGATTTTATGGCAGGACCTTTTTTAAACTACACCGTAGTTGATAAAAAGAACAATAGATTAATTATTTTTGAGGGGTTTACGTATGCACCTTCGGTGAATAAAAGAGCATTTTTATTTGAGTTAGAGGCAATTGGAAAATCTATGAAGATTCAATAA
- a CDS encoding lytic transglycosylase domain-containing protein, translating into MKKLFIFILLTSTVFSQEKKDTLFIAQDSIIESNNQFLFSDADLDLIDSLLVDQKFQSALVDSLSYIINDKDIIGNTDTALSTDLLKVRLSNLNDKTPFNLAFNPSLEKVINSYLLYRKRYYPGLMAKAKYYFPVFEQYLDQYDIPLEMKYLAIVESALRPQIKSRVGATGLWQFMYGTGIQFDLKVSSYVDERQDPVKATIAACKYLSELFTLFGDWDLALAAYNSGPGNVRKAIKRSGGYKNYWNIRPYLPRETADYVPAFYATMYIFEYANEHNIYSELPKFFNFQTDTIQIKRTISFDQISEKIDVDEDILSELNPSYKLDIIPFIKDRKYALRLPSDKIIEFLDKEKEIYALADTDDAQREKPLPKYFEMDQRVRYKVRSGDFLGKIANKFGVRVSDLKRWNSLKTSRLKIGQRLSVYPKKLGK; encoded by the coding sequence ATGAAGAAACTATTTATATTCATCCTATTAACAAGTACTGTCTTTTCGCAAGAGAAAAAAGACACCTTATTTATTGCTCAAGATTCTATAATAGAATCAAACAATCAATTTTTGTTTTCCGACGCTGATTTAGATTTAATTGATAGTTTATTGGTAGATCAAAAATTTCAATCTGCTTTGGTAGATTCTTTAAGTTATATAATTAACGATAAAGATATTATTGGCAATACAGATACGGCTTTAAGTACAGATTTATTAAAGGTTAGACTGTCTAATTTAAATGATAAAACGCCTTTTAATTTAGCTTTTAATCCATCGTTAGAAAAAGTAATAAACAGTTATTTATTGTATCGTAAAAGATACTATCCAGGTTTAATGGCAAAAGCAAAATATTATTTCCCCGTGTTTGAGCAATATCTAGATCAATATGATATTCCGTTAGAAATGAAATATTTGGCAATTGTAGAGTCTGCTTTAAGACCTCAAATTAAATCTAGAGTTGGTGCTACTGGTTTGTGGCAATTTATGTACGGTACTGGTATTCAGTTCGATTTAAAAGTAAGTTCTTATGTAGATGAGCGCCAAGATCCTGTAAAAGCAACTATAGCAGCTTGTAAATATTTAAGCGAGTTATTTACTCTTTTTGGTGATTGGGATTTAGCGCTAGCTGCCTATAATTCTGGCCCGGGAAATGTAAGAAAAGCTATAAAAAGATCTGGAGGATATAAAAATTATTGGAATATAAGACCTTATTTACCAAGGGAAACTGCAGATTATGTGCCTGCTTTTTATGCAACTATGTATATTTTTGAATATGCAAATGAGCATAATATTTATTCTGAATTACCAAAGTTCTTCAACTTTCAGACAGATACCATTCAAATAAAAAGAACCATTAGTTTCGATCAAATTTCAGAGAAAATAGATGTGGATGAAGATATTTTGTCAGAATTAAACCCATCTTATAAATTAGATATTATTCCGTTTATAAAAGATAGAAAATATGCTTTAAGGTTACCGAGTGATAAGATTATTGAATTTTTAGATAAAGAAAAAGAAATTTATGCTTTGGCAGATACAGATGATGCACAAAGAGAGAAACCTTTACCTAAATATTTTGAAATGGACCAACGTGTTCGTTACAAAGTAAGAAGTGGAGATTTTTTAGGTAAAATTGCAAATAAATTTGGTGTACGTGTAAGTGATCTTAAACGTTGGAATAGTTTAAAAACAAGCCGATTAAAAATAGGTCAGAGATTGTCTGTTTATCCAAAGAAATTAGGGAAATAG
- a CDS encoding 3-oxoacid CoA-transferase subunit B: MALDKNGIAKRIAQEIQNGFYVNLGIGIPTLVANYVGEDIEVEFQSENGVLGMGPFPFEGQEDADIINAGKQTITTMPGASFFDSAMSFAMIRGKHVDLTILGAMEVAENGDIANWKIPGKMVKGMGGAMDLVASAENIIVAMMHTNKHGESKILKQCSLPLTGVGCVTKVVTNLALLEIKDNVFHLLERAPGVTVDEIKKATEGTLVVNGEIPEMNI, encoded by the coding sequence ATGGCTTTAGATAAGAATGGTATTGCAAAAAGAATAGCACAAGAAATCCAAAATGGGTTTTACGTGAACTTAGGTATTGGTATTCCAACGTTAGTTGCAAATTATGTAGGTGAAGATATAGAGGTTGAGTTTCAAAGTGAAAATGGTGTTCTAGGCATGGGACCTTTTCCTTTTGAAGGGCAAGAAGATGCAGATATTATTAATGCAGGGAAACAAACGATTACAACAATGCCTGGAGCAAGTTTTTTCGATTCTGCTATGAGCTTTGCAATGATTAGAGGTAAACATGTAGATTTAACTATTTTAGGAGCTATGGAAGTTGCAGAAAATGGAGACATTGCTAACTGGAAAATTCCTGGTAAAATGGTAAAAGGAATGGGAGGAGCAATGGATTTAGTAGCTTCTGCAGAAAATATTATCGTTGCCATGATGCATACCAATAAACATGGGGAATCTAAAATTTTAAAACAATGTTCTTTGCCTTTAACAGGTGTAGGTTGTGTTACAAAAGTAGTGACAAATTTGGCGCTTCTAGAAATAAAGGATAATGTGTTTCATTTATTAGAAAGAGCTCCTGGAGTAACTGTTGATGAAATTAAAAAAGCAACAGAAGGAACGTTGGTTGTAAATGGAGAAATCCCAGAAATGAATATTTAA
- a CDS encoding hemolysin III family protein produces MKEKFNHGYSETEERLNVWSHGLGLLASILVFPFLIAKATNYINFWEVTSFLIYGVSLIILYAASTFYHAAKNPKKRRRLNIFDHAAIYALIAGSYTPFCLVALNSDLGWYMFIAVWVFALTGIILKLFFTGRFDKISTAMYLLMGWQVVFFIKPLMVALPSFNLNLLIGGGVFYTIGAILYSIKKIPYNHAIFHVFVLLGSISHFIAIYYL; encoded by the coding sequence ATGAAAGAAAAATTTAATCATGGATATTCAGAAACAGAAGAACGCTTAAACGTTTGGTCTCATGGTTTAGGTTTGCTTGCAAGTATTCTTGTTTTTCCTTTCTTAATAGCAAAAGCAACAAACTATATTAACTTTTGGGAGGTTACTAGTTTTTTAATTTACGGGGTAAGTTTAATTATTTTATACGCTGCTTCTACATTTTATCATGCAGCGAAAAATCCGAAGAAAAGAAGACGGTTAAATATTTTTGATCACGCTGCTATTTATGCTTTAATTGCTGGGAGTTATACCCCTTTTTGTTTGGTTGCTTTAAACTCTGACTTAGGTTGGTATATGTTTATTGCGGTTTGGGTATTTGCTTTAACAGGTATTATTTTAAAATTGTTTTTTACCGGAAGATTCGATAAAATTTCTACAGCAATGTATCTTTTAATGGGGTGGCAAGTGGTGTTTTTTATAAAACCTTTAATGGTTGCTTTACCAAGTTTTAATTTAAACTTATTAATTGGTGGAGGTGTTTTTTATACCATTGGTGCTATTTTATATTCTATTAAAAAGATACCTTATAACCACGCAATTTTTCACGTATTTGTTTTATTAGGTAGTATCAGTCATTTTATAGCCATTTACTACTTGTAG
- a CDS encoding CYTH domain-containing protein encodes MSLEIERKFLVKNDDFKSKSFAQKSIKQGYLNSDKNRTVRIRIADEKAFITIKGKSNATGTTRFEWEKEIDKAEAENLLLLCEPSIIDKTRYLVKVGNHTFEVDEFYGDNHGLTVAEVELNSETETFTKPNWLDQEVTGDVKYYNSSISKHPFKDWI; translated from the coding sequence ATGAGCTTAGAAATAGAAAGAAAATTTTTAGTAAAAAACGATGATTTCAAAAGTAAAAGTTTTGCTCAAAAAAGCATTAAACAAGGGTATTTAAATTCTGATAAAAACAGAACTGTAAGAATTAGAATAGCCGATGAAAAAGCTTTTATAACTATTAAAGGAAAGTCTAACGCAACAGGAACAACCCGTTTTGAGTGGGAAAAAGAAATTGACAAAGCAGAAGCAGAAAATTTACTTTTATTGTGCGAACCTAGTATTATTGATAAAACTAGATATTTAGTTAAAGTAGGTAATCACACTTTTGAAGTGGATGAGTTTTATGGTGACAACCATGGTTTAACGGTTGCAGAAGTAGAATTAAACTCAGAAACTGAAACTTTTACAAAACCAAATTGGTTAGACCAAGAAGTTACTGGAGATGTAAAATACTATAATTCTAGCATTAGTAAACATCCTTTTAAAGACTGGATTTAA
- a CDS encoding exodeoxyribonuclease III, with amino-acid sequence MKILSYNVNGIRAALKKGFLEWLEAANPDVICIQETKAHKEQLDLTDFENAGYPYHYWFSAQKKGYSSVAIFCKEKPNHVEYGTGIESMDFEGRNLRVDFDNVSVMSLYLPSGTNSERLDFKFKYMDEFQEYINNLKQEIPNLVICGDYNICHEEIDIHNPKMKGVSGFLPEERTWIGEFIKSGFIDSFRFLNQEKQEYSWWSYRANSRANNKGWRLDYAMVSEPLKDKISRAYILPEAKHSDHCPIAVELSL; translated from the coding sequence ATGAAGATATTATCATACAACGTAAACGGAATTAGAGCCGCCTTAAAAAAGGGTTTTTTAGAATGGTTAGAGGCAGCAAATCCAGATGTAATTTGTATACAAGAAACCAAAGCACATAAAGAACAATTAGATCTTACGGATTTTGAAAATGCGGGATATCCATATCATTATTGGTTTTCTGCACAGAAAAAAGGGTACTCTTCGGTAGCTATTTTTTGTAAAGAAAAACCAAATCATGTAGAATACGGTACCGGAATAGAATCAATGGATTTTGAAGGTAGAAATTTACGTGTAGATTTTGATAATGTTTCTGTAATGAGCTTGTATTTACCTTCTGGCACAAATTCTGAAAGATTAGATTTTAAGTTTAAATACATGGATGAATTTCAAGAATACATCAATAATTTAAAACAAGAAATCCCAAACTTAGTGATCTGTGGCGATTATAATATTTGTCATGAAGAAATTGATATTCACAACCCAAAAATGAAAGGCGTTTCGGGCTTTTTACCAGAAGAAAGAACTTGGATTGGTGAGTTTATTAAGAGCGGATTTATAGATAGTTTTCGTTTTTTAAATCAAGAGAAACAAGAATATTCTTGGTGGAGTTATAGAGCAAATTCTAGAGCTAATAATAAAGGTTGGCGTTTAGATTATGCCATGGTATCAGAACCTTTAAAAGATAAAATTTCTAGGGCATATATTTTACCAGAAGCAAAACATTCTGACCATTGCCCAATTGCAGTAGAACTTAGTTTATAA
- a CDS encoding 1-acyl-sn-glycerol-3-phosphate acyltransferase, whose product MFTTVVIMSPLLFIFTIKEDSYHLLWKLVRIWSKVLIYGMGFRLNLQLDEKIAPDKSYMFCPNHTSLMDPFVLVVSSKNPIVFVGKHELAKIPVFGFFYKRAVIMVDRRDPESRRRVYRMAKKRLQNGVSMAIFPEGLVPEENVVLAPFKKGAFSLAIEFDMPIVPQVYYDSKRLFSWDVFKGGFGTLRVHQHPFIITKGLSISDVNNLKDKTFNIIYNDLVSDKKYMKDTNSTK is encoded by the coding sequence ATGTTTACAACTGTCGTAATAATGTCTCCTTTGCTGTTTATTTTTACAATAAAAGAAGACTCCTATCATTTACTTTGGAAATTAGTTAGAATTTGGTCTAAAGTTTTAATTTACGGAATGGGTTTTCGTTTAAATTTGCAATTAGACGAAAAAATAGCACCAGATAAAAGTTATATGTTTTGCCCAAATCATACTTCTTTAATGGATCCTTTTGTGCTGGTAGTTTCAAGTAAAAACCCTATTGTATTTGTTGGTAAACACGAATTGGCTAAAATACCTGTATTTGGTTTTTTTTATAAGAGAGCTGTTATTATGGTTGATAGAAGAGATCCAGAAAGTAGAAGAAGAGTTTATAGAATGGCTAAAAAAAGATTGCAAAATGGTGTAAGTATGGCTATTTTTCCTGAAGGATTAGTGCCAGAAGAAAATGTTGTTTTGGCTCCATTTAAAAAAGGTGCTTTTAGTTTGGCTATAGAATTTGATATGCCAATTGTACCTCAGGTGTATTACGATAGTAAACGTCTATTTTCTTGGGATGTTTTTAAAGGTGGTTTTGGAACTTTAAGAGTGCATCAACATCCGTTTATTATAACCAAAGGATTGTCTATTAGTGATGTAAATAATTTAAAAGACAAAACATTTAATATCATTTACAATGATTTGGTAAGTGATAAAAAGTACATGAAAGATACAAATAGCACAAAATGA
- a CDS encoding penicillin-binding protein 1A — protein sequence MTQKKTTSFKKYIKWFWLLVLGGFAAILLLFLIASWGGLGKLPTFEELENPENNLATEIISSDGKTLGKYATENRTPIKFKDLPENLVKALVATEDERFFEHSGIDFKGTARAVLKPGSGGASTLTQQLAKMLFTGRASRNIFLRIGQKVKEWVVAIKLERQYTKNEILTMYLNKYDFLNQAVGIRSAARIYFGKEPKELEVQESAMLIGMLKNSSLYNPLRRAERVKNRRNVVLKQMNRSEFISMQQKDSLQQLDLGLDIHKEGHSDGSATYFRTYLQKYLRKWVQENPKPNGEEYNIFRDGLKIYVTIDSRMQKYAEEAIDEHMSNLQSYFFKEQERNKTAPFYDLEQSEINTILERAKKNSDRYKRLKIAGKSSKYIDEVFKTKTKMSVFSWKGDIDTIMSPIDSVRYYKYFLRSGLLSIEPQSGHIKAWVGGIDNKHFKYDAVAQQKRQVGSTFKPFVYATAINQLKLSPCDEFPNIPYTIPKGKYGIPKAWTPENASKKYGGMLTLKDGLAGSVNTMSVRLIDMVGPENVVRLAKSAGIESKIEANPSIALGAVDLSLLEMVSAYSTFANQGLRVSPMILTRIEDKNGTVLQEFTPETKEVLSEESAYVVLDLLKGVTQSGSGVRLRLPWAKPGYVTGYPYKFTNPIAGKTGTTQNQSDGWFMGIVPNLATGVWTGGEDRATHFAGIAKGQGATMSLPSWALYMQKCYADKTLNISKEDFEKPENLSININCDEKSDEKDSPIEEDTDF from the coding sequence ATGACACAAAAGAAAACAACAAGTTTTAAAAAATATATTAAATGGTTTTGGTTGCTAGTTCTTGGCGGATTTGCAGCTATACTATTGTTATTTTTAATAGCTTCTTGGGGAGGTTTAGGAAAGTTACCAACCTTTGAGGAGTTAGAAAATCCAGAAAATAATTTAGCTACAGAAATTATTTCTTCAGATGGTAAAACCTTAGGGAAATACGCTACAGAAAACAGAACACCTATAAAGTTTAAAGATTTGCCAGAAAATTTGGTAAAGGCACTAGTTGCAACAGAAGACGAACGTTTTTTTGAGCACTCTGGAATTGATTTTAAAGGAACAGCAAGAGCTGTTTTAAAACCAGGAAGTGGAGGAGCAAGTACTTTAACACAGCAATTAGCCAAAATGTTATTTACCGGTAGAGCCTCTAGAAATATCTTTTTAAGAATCGGTCAAAAAGTAAAAGAATGGGTAGTTGCTATAAAATTAGAAAGACAATATACCAAAAATGAGATTTTAACCATGTACTTAAACAAGTACGATTTTTTAAACCAAGCTGTAGGTATTCGTTCTGCTGCACGTATTTATTTTGGTAAAGAACCAAAAGAATTAGAGGTTCAAGAATCTGCTATGCTAATAGGGATGTTAAAAAATTCATCATTATATAACCCTTTAAGAAGAGCAGAACGCGTAAAAAATCGTAGAAATGTTGTACTGAAGCAAATGAATCGTAGCGAGTTTATTTCTATGCAACAAAAAGATTCTTTACAACAATTAGATTTAGGTTTAGATATTCATAAAGAAGGGCATAGTGATGGTTCTGCAACTTATTTTAGAACGTATTTACAAAAATATTTAAGAAAATGGGTACAAGAAAACCCAAAGCCAAATGGAGAAGAGTATAATATTTTTAGAGATGGTTTAAAGATTTATGTAACCATAGACTCTAGAATGCAAAAATATGCAGAAGAAGCTATTGATGAGCATATGTCTAATTTGCAAAGCTATTTCTTTAAAGAACAAGAGAGAAATAAAACAGCTCCTTTTTACGACTTAGAACAATCGGAAATTAATACGATTTTAGAAAGAGCTAAGAAAAATTCTGATAGATATAAAAGATTAAAAATTGCTGGAAAATCTAGCAAGTATATTGATGAAGTTTTCAAAACAAAAACAAAAATGAGTGTTTTTTCTTGGAAAGGTGATATTGATACCATTATGTCTCCAATAGATTCTGTAAGATATTATAAATACTTTTTACGTTCTGGATTGTTATCTATAGAACCACAATCTGGTCATATTAAAGCTTGGGTTGGTGGTATAGATAATAAACACTTTAAATATGATGCAGTTGCACAGCAAAAAAGACAAGTAGGTTCTACTTTTAAACCGTTTGTATATGCTACAGCAATTAATCAATTAAAATTATCTCCATGTGATGAATTTCCTAATATTCCGTACACAATTCCAAAGGGAAAATACGGAATCCCAAAAGCATGGACACCAGAAAATGCTAGTAAAAAGTATGGAGGAATGCTAACCTTAAAAGATGGTTTAGCAGGTTCTGTAAATACAATGTCTGTAAGATTAATAGATATGGTTGGCCCAGAAAATGTTGTTCGTTTGGCAAAATCTGCAGGAATAGAAAGTAAAATTGAAGCAAACCCTTCTATAGCTTTAGGTGCCGTAGATTTATCGTTATTAGAAATGGTAAGTGCCTATTCTACTTTTGCAAACCAAGGTTTAAGAGTTTCTCCAATGATCTTAACAAGAATAGAAGATAAAAACGGAACTGTTTTACAAGAATTTACTCCAGAAACTAAAGAGGTTTTAAGTGAAGAATCTGCCTATGTAGTGTTAGATTTATTAAAAGGAGTTACGCAGTCTGGTTCTGGAGTTCGTTTACGTTTACCTTGGGCAAAGCCAGGTTATGTTACGGGATATCCTTATAAATTTACAAACCCTATAGCAGGTAAAACAGGAACTACTCAAAATCAATCAGACGGTTGGTTTATGGGAATAGTACCTAATTTAGCAACAGGAGTTTGGACTGGTGGAGAGGATAGAGCAACCCATTTTGCAGGTATTGCAAAAGGGCAAGGAGCAACGATGTCTTTACCATCTTGGGCGTTATATATGCAAAAATGTTATGCAGATAAAACTTTAAATATCAGTAAAGAAGATTTTGAAAAACCAGAAAATTTATCAATCAATATTAATTGTGATGAAAAATCTGATGAAAAAGATAGCCCCATAGAGGAAGATACCGATTTTTAA